From Bradyrhizobium symbiodeficiens, the proteins below share one genomic window:
- a CDS encoding potassium transporter Kup codes for MTASITQAETQDGPVTSGFWSLTLGSIGVVFGDIGTSPLYAFHEAVRGAAHGAPVSRVMVLGVLSLILWALLIVVTAKYVLLLLRADNNGEGGTLSLMALGQRALGRRSWFLLALGVVGASMFIGDSMITPAISVLSAVEGLKLAAPALEHYVVPLTVFILVLLFAVQSKGTALVASAFGPVMVVWFTVIAVMGAVHIADDPSVLAAINPYYAVQFVLSHGTIGLVTLGAVFLAVTGGEALYADLGHFGRKPIQSAWMFFVLPALLINYFGQGALVLSDPSAIEHSFYRMVPESLVLPLVGLATAATVIASQAVITGAYSLVYQAVQLGLLPRFEVRYTSETHAGQIYLPRVNRLLLIGVMLLVLLFHTPSNLASAYGIAVSTTMVADGIMGFVVIWKLWNWRAATAAAVIVPFVIVDLSFFSANLLKLLEGAWVPLLFGVAMAGTIWTWRKGSGILIQKTRRIEVPLDDLIRSLEKRPPHVVKGTAVFLTSDPAFVPTALLHNLKHNKVLHEHNVVLTIETAHTPRVDLAERFRMEKISDKFSKVRLRFGYMEQPNVPKALAIARKQGWQFDIMSTSFFVSRRSLKASAQSGMPLWQDHLFIALSRSANDATDYFQIPTGRVVEVGTQVTI; via the coding sequence ATGACGGCGAGCATCACACAGGCCGAGACCCAGGACGGGCCGGTCACCTCGGGCTTTTGGTCCCTTACGCTCGGGAGCATCGGCGTCGTCTTCGGCGATATCGGCACCTCGCCGCTCTACGCATTCCATGAGGCCGTCAGGGGCGCCGCCCATGGTGCGCCGGTCTCACGCGTCATGGTGCTCGGCGTGCTCTCGCTGATCCTGTGGGCGCTGCTGATCGTCGTCACCGCCAAATACGTCCTGCTGCTGCTGCGCGCCGACAACAACGGGGAGGGCGGCACGCTCTCGCTGATGGCACTCGGGCAGCGCGCACTCGGGCGGCGGAGCTGGTTTCTGCTCGCCCTCGGCGTGGTCGGCGCCTCCATGTTCATCGGCGATTCCATGATCACGCCGGCGATCTCGGTGCTATCGGCGGTCGAGGGCCTGAAGCTCGCGGCGCCCGCGCTCGAGCACTATGTCGTGCCGCTCACCGTCTTCATCCTGGTGCTGTTGTTCGCGGTGCAGAGCAAGGGGACCGCGCTGGTGGCCTCGGCCTTCGGGCCGGTGATGGTGGTCTGGTTCACCGTCATCGCCGTCATGGGGGCCGTCCACATCGCCGATGACCCGTCCGTGCTGGCGGCGATCAATCCCTATTACGCCGTGCAGTTCGTGCTGTCGCACGGCACGATCGGCCTCGTGACGCTCGGTGCCGTGTTCCTGGCGGTCACCGGCGGCGAGGCGCTCTATGCCGATCTCGGACATTTCGGCCGCAAGCCGATCCAGTCGGCCTGGATGTTCTTCGTGCTGCCCGCGCTCTTGATCAACTATTTCGGGCAGGGCGCCCTGGTGCTGTCCGATCCCAGCGCGATCGAACACTCGTTCTATCGCATGGTGCCCGAGAGCCTGGTGCTGCCGCTGGTCGGGCTTGCGACCGCCGCGACCGTGATCGCGAGCCAGGCGGTGATCACCGGCGCCTATTCGCTGGTCTATCAGGCGGTGCAGCTCGGCCTCCTGCCGCGCTTCGAGGTTCGCTACACCTCCGAGACTCACGCCGGCCAGATCTACCTGCCGCGGGTGAACCGGCTGCTGCTGATCGGCGTCATGCTGCTGGTGCTGCTGTTCCACACCCCCAGCAATCTGGCTTCGGCCTACGGCATCGCGGTCTCCACCACGATGGTCGCCGACGGCATCATGGGCTTCGTCGTGATCTGGAAATTGTGGAACTGGCGCGCCGCGACGGCTGCGGCCGTGATCGTGCCCTTCGTCATCGTCGATCTGAGCTTCTTCAGCGCCAATCTCCTGAAGCTGCTCGAGGGCGCCTGGGTGCCACTGTTGTTCGGCGTGGCCATGGCGGGAACGATCTGGACCTGGCGGAAGGGCTCCGGGATCCTGATTCAGAAGACGCGCCGGATCGAGGTGCCGCTGGACGATCTGATCCGCAGCCTGGAGAAGCGGCCGCCGCACGTCGTCAAGGGCACCGCGGTGTTCCTGACCAGCGATCCCGCCTTCGTGCCGACCGCGCTCTTGCACAATCTCAAGCACAACAAGGTGCTGCACGAGCACAACGTGGTCCTGACCATCGAGACCGCGCATACGCCGCGGGTCGACCTCGCGGAGCGGTTCCGCATGGAGAAGATCAGCGACAAGTTCTCGAAAGTCCGCCTGCGCTTCGGCTACATGGAGCAGCCGAACGTGCCCAAGGCGCTCGCGATCGCGCGCAAGCAGGGTTGGCAATTCGACATCATGTCCACGTCGTTCTTCGTGTCACGAAGATCGTTGAAGGCGTCGGCGCAGTCGGGCATGCCGCTTTGGCAGGACCATCTGTTCATTGCCCTCAGCCGGTCGGCCAACGATGCCACCGACTATTTCCAGATTCCCACCGGGCGCGTGGTTGAAGTCGGAACCCAGGTCACTATTTGA
- a CDS encoding potassium transporter Kup has translation MTNDIAISAPETAAANGHGDAHTTAGFGALTLGSIGVVYGDIGTSPLYAFREAVMAASGAEGVPTPAAVLGVLSLILWALIVVVTLKYVVILLRADNNGEGGTLALMALAQRAVGTRGATIVLLGIISGALFYGDAVITPALSVLSAIEGMKDITLHFEPYVVPLTVIILVGLFAVQSRGTARVAAFFGPIMCVWFAVLAVAAIHPIIQQPQVLYALNPLYAVSFMLHHGIIGFVTLGAVFLAVTGAEALYADLGHFGKRPIQTAWLFIVLPSLALNYLGQGALVLGDPGAIVSPFFQLFPQGFFRGCMVVLATAATVIASQAVITGAYSLTRQAIQLGLLPRFEIRHTSEAHSGQIFIPRINQLLLVAVVLLVLLFRSSSALASAYGISVTGTMVVTAMMGFVVIWKVWRWSPLAAGALIAPFLFLDLTFLAANLLKVFEGGWVPLALGALMIILMYTWRRGSRLLFEKSRKLEFPLADLVAMLEKRPPQRVPGTAVFLTSDPLSAPTALMHSLKHYKVLHEKNVILTIETAQTPRIDPAERVKLEQISPTFSKVTLKFGFMESPNVPKALAIARKLGWQFDIMSTSFFLSRRTLKPAAHSGMPRWQDRLFISLSRSANDATDYFQIPSGRVVEVGTQVTI, from the coding sequence ATGACAAATGACATAGCGATTTCCGCCCCGGAAACGGCGGCGGCCAATGGGCATGGCGACGCCCACACGACCGCCGGCTTCGGGGCGCTGACGCTCGGCAGCATCGGGGTGGTCTATGGCGATATCGGCACCAGCCCGCTCTACGCGTTCCGCGAAGCGGTGATGGCCGCCTCGGGCGCGGAGGGGGTGCCGACGCCGGCTGCGGTGCTCGGCGTGCTCTCCCTGATCCTGTGGGCGCTGATCGTCGTGGTCACGCTCAAATACGTCGTGATCCTGCTCCGTGCCGACAACAACGGCGAGGGCGGCACGCTGGCGCTGATGGCGCTGGCCCAGCGCGCGGTCGGTACCCGCGGGGCGACTATCGTCCTGCTCGGCATCATCTCGGGCGCCCTGTTCTACGGCGACGCTGTCATCACCCCGGCGCTTTCGGTGCTGTCGGCGATCGAAGGCATGAAGGACATCACCCTGCACTTCGAGCCCTATGTCGTTCCGCTGACCGTGATCATCCTGGTTGGCCTGTTCGCCGTGCAGTCGCGCGGAACCGCCCGCGTCGCCGCCTTCTTCGGCCCGATCATGTGCGTCTGGTTTGCGGTCCTTGCCGTGGCGGCGATCCATCCGATCATCCAGCAGCCGCAAGTCCTGTACGCGCTGAACCCGCTCTATGCGGTCTCTTTCATGCTCCACCACGGCATCATCGGCTTCGTCACGCTGGGGGCGGTGTTCCTGGCGGTCACCGGCGCCGAGGCGCTCTATGCCGACCTCGGCCATTTCGGCAAGCGGCCGATCCAGACCGCCTGGCTGTTCATCGTGCTGCCGTCGCTGGCGCTGAACTATCTGGGGCAGGGCGCGCTCGTGCTCGGCGATCCCGGCGCCATCGTCAGCCCGTTCTTCCAGCTTTTCCCGCAAGGCTTTTTCCGCGGCTGCATGGTCGTGCTGGCTACCGCCGCAACGGTCATCGCGAGCCAGGCGGTGATCACCGGCGCCTATTCGCTGACGCGCCAGGCGATCCAGCTCGGCCTGCTGCCCCGCTTCGAAATTCGCCATACGTCGGAAGCCCATTCCGGCCAGATATTCATCCCGCGCATCAACCAGCTGCTGCTGGTCGCGGTGGTGCTGCTGGTGCTGCTGTTCCGCTCGTCCAGTGCGCTGGCGTCCGCCTACGGCATCTCCGTCACCGGGACCATGGTGGTCACGGCGATGATGGGCTTCGTGGTGATCTGGAAGGTCTGGCGCTGGTCGCCGCTCGCGGCCGGAGCGCTGATCGCGCCGTTCCTGTTCCTCGACCTCACGTTCCTGGCCGCCAACCTGCTCAAGGTGTTCGAGGGCGGCTGGGTACCGCTGGCGCTCGGCGCGCTCATGATCATTCTGATGTACACGTGGCGGCGCGGCAGCCGGCTGCTGTTCGAGAAATCGCGCAAGCTCGAGTTCCCGCTCGCCGATCTCGTCGCGATGCTGGAGAAGCGGCCGCCGCAACGGGTGCCCGGCACCGCCGTGTTCCTGACTTCGGACCCACTCAGCGCGCCAACCGCGCTGATGCATAGTCTGAAGCACTACAAGGTGCTGCATGAGAAGAACGTCATTCTCACCATCGAGACGGCGCAGACCCCGCGGATCGATCCGGCCGAGCGGGTCAAGCTGGAGCAGATCAGCCCGACCTTCTCCAAGGTGACGCTGAAGTTCGGCTTCATGGAATCGCCGAACGTGCCGAAGGCGCTGGCGATCGCCCGCAAGCTCGGCTGGCAGTTCGACATCATGTCGACCTCGTTCTTCCTGTCGCGCAGGACGCTCAAGCCCGCCGCCCATTCCGGCATGCCGCGCTGGCAGGACCGGCTGTTCATCTCGCTCAGCCGCTCCGCCAACGACGCCACCGACTATTTCCAGATCCCGAGCGGCCGGGTGGTTGAGGTCGGCACCCAGGTGACGATCTAG
- a CDS encoding rhodanese-like domain-containing protein yields MANQVQDLTPDEVSKGVAEGRYLLVDVREPNEVEAEAYPYGVVVPLSTFDPKAIPDPQGKDVVFACRSGKRSVTASLAAQAAGLPYDKHLAGGMLGWKAAGLPSKVGG; encoded by the coding sequence GTGGCAAACCAGGTGCAGGATCTGACCCCGGACGAGGTCTCCAAGGGTGTCGCGGAGGGCCGCTATCTCCTCGTCGACGTGCGCGAGCCGAACGAGGTCGAAGCCGAGGCCTATCCCTACGGCGTCGTGGTGCCGCTCTCGACCTTCGATCCCAAGGCGATCCCGGATCCCCAGGGCAAGGACGTCGTGTTCGCGTGCCGTTCCGGAAAACGCTCGGTGACGGCCTCGCTCGCGGCGCAGGCGGCGGGCCTGCCTTACGACAAGCATCTGGCCGGCGGCATGCTGGGCTGGAAGGCGGCGGGCCTTCCCAGCAAGGTCGGTGGCTGA
- a CDS encoding aminotransferase — MTTKSSSLNKVFADLPVTIFEAMSQAARDNAAINLGQGFPDDPGPEDIRRAAADASLNGYNQYPSMMGLPELRQAIATHYGHWHGLKLDPMSEVMVTSGGTEALTSAILAVVQPGDEVVCFQPVYDSYLPIIRQAGGIPRLVRLEPPHWRLNEDMLKSVFNSKTKAVLFNNPLNPSAVVYPREDLELLARYCQEFDVIAITDEVWEHVTFDEHKHIPLITIPGMRERTIKVGSAGKIFSLTGWKIGFVCAAPPLLRVAAKVHQFLTFTTAPNLQAAVAYGLGKPDEYFLSMRKDLTRSRDRLTKGLESLGFPVLKSQGTYFLTVDLSPLGLNESDTEFCWRIVKDYKVAAIPVSAFYEQDPVTSVVRFCFAKKDATLDTALERLSDAVRGRKR; from the coding sequence ATGACGACCAAGAGCTCCTCGCTGAACAAGGTCTTCGCCGACCTTCCCGTCACCATCTTCGAGGCGATGTCGCAGGCCGCGCGCGACAACGCGGCCATCAATCTCGGCCAGGGCTTTCCCGACGATCCCGGCCCAGAGGACATCCGTCGCGCCGCGGCCGACGCCTCGCTGAACGGCTACAACCAGTACCCCTCGATGATGGGCCTGCCGGAGCTGCGCCAGGCGATCGCGACCCATTACGGCCATTGGCACGGGCTCAAGCTCGATCCGATGAGCGAGGTGATGGTGACCTCCGGAGGTACCGAGGCGCTGACCTCGGCGATCCTCGCGGTGGTCCAGCCCGGCGACGAGGTGGTCTGCTTCCAGCCGGTCTATGATTCCTATCTCCCGATCATCCGCCAAGCCGGCGGCATTCCGCGCCTGGTGCGGCTGGAGCCGCCGCACTGGCGCTTGAATGAGGACATGCTGAAAAGCGTCTTCAATTCAAAGACCAAGGCGGTGCTGTTCAACAATCCCTTGAATCCCAGCGCGGTGGTCTATCCGCGCGAGGATCTCGAGCTGCTGGCGCGTTACTGCCAGGAGTTCGACGTCATCGCGATCACTGACGAAGTCTGGGAGCACGTCACCTTCGACGAGCACAAGCACATCCCGCTGATCACCATTCCCGGCATGCGCGAGCGCACCATCAAGGTCGGCTCGGCCGGCAAGATCTTCTCGCTGACGGGCTGGAAGATCGGCTTCGTCTGCGCCGCGCCGCCGCTGCTGCGCGTCGCCGCCAAGGTGCATCAGTTCCTGACCTTCACCACCGCGCCGAACCTGCAGGCCGCGGTCGCCTACGGCCTCGGCAAGCCGGACGAGTATTTCCTGTCGATGCGCAAGGATTTGACGCGGAGCAGGGACCGCCTGACCAAGGGCCTGGAGAGCCTCGGCTTCCCCGTGCTGAAGTCGCAGGGCACCTACTTCCTCACCGTCGACCTGTCGCCGCTCGGGCTGAACGAGAGCGACACCGAGTTCTGCTGGCGGATCGTGAAGGACTACAAGGTCGCGGCGATCCCGGTGTCGGCCTTCTACGAGCAGGACCCGGTGACCTCGGTGGTCCGCTTCTGCTTCGCCAAGAAGGACGCGACCCTCGACACCGCGCTGGAGCGGCTGTCGGACGCGGTGCGCGGTCGCAAGAGGTAG
- a CDS encoding polyamine ABC transporter substrate-binding protein: MTNVGRFGLCLGFAIAAALNLPSAPVRAEERVVNFYNWSNYMAPDVLEAFTRETGIKVVYDTFDANETLETRLMAGKSGYDVVVPTAYFLQRQIKAKIFQKLDKAKLPNLANAWPMVTKHLATYDPGNDYAANYMWGTTGIGYNVAKLKAILGPDARIDSWDIVFKPENLAKFRDCGVHMLDSADDIFPAALNYLGLDPNSTKQADLEKAADVVAKVRPSVRKFHSSEYLSALATGEICFVVGWSGDIMQARARAAEAKNGIEIGFAIPKEGAQMFFDNLAIPADARNVREAYELINYLYRPDVAAKNSDFLSYANGNLASQKLVDPKILNDKNIYPDEPTLAKLFVITAREPATQRIINRLWTKVKTGR; this comes from the coding sequence ATGACCAATGTCGGCCGCTTCGGGCTTTGCCTTGGTTTTGCGATCGCCGCCGCGCTGAATTTGCCTTCCGCTCCCGTGAGGGCCGAGGAGCGTGTCGTCAACTTCTACAACTGGTCCAACTACATGGCGCCAGATGTCCTCGAGGCCTTCACCAGGGAGACCGGCATCAAGGTGGTCTACGACACCTTCGATGCCAACGAGACGCTGGAGACGCGCCTGATGGCGGGCAAGTCCGGCTACGACGTGGTGGTGCCCACGGCCTATTTCCTGCAGCGCCAGATCAAGGCCAAAATCTTCCAGAAGCTCGACAAGGCGAAGCTGCCGAACCTCGCCAATGCCTGGCCGATGGTCACCAAGCATCTTGCGACCTATGATCCCGGCAACGACTACGCCGCCAACTATATGTGGGGCACGACGGGCATCGGCTATAACGTGGCCAAGCTGAAAGCGATCCTCGGGCCGGATGCCAGGATCGACAGCTGGGACATCGTCTTCAAGCCTGAGAACCTCGCAAAATTTAGAGATTGCGGCGTCCACATGCTCGACTCCGCCGACGACATCTTTCCGGCGGCGCTGAATTATCTCGGGCTCGATCCGAACTCGACCAAGCAGGCGGACCTCGAGAAGGCCGCCGATGTCGTCGCGAAAGTCCGCCCTTCCGTGCGCAAGTTCCACTCCTCCGAATATCTCAGCGCGCTCGCCACCGGCGAGATCTGCTTCGTGGTCGGCTGGTCCGGCGACATCATGCAGGCCCGCGCCCGCGCCGCGGAAGCCAAGAATGGCATCGAGATCGGCTTCGCCATTCCGAAGGAGGGCGCGCAGATGTTCTTCGACAATCTCGCGATTCCCGCGGACGCCAGGAACGTCAGGGAAGCCTACGAGCTGATCAACTATCTCTACCGTCCGGACGTCGCGGCCAAGAACTCGGACTTCCTGTCCTACGCCAACGGCAATCTCGCCAGCCAGAAGCTGGTCGATCCGAAGATTCTGAACGACAAGAACATCTACCCGGACGAGCCGACGCTCGCGAAGCTGTTCGTCATCACGGCGCGCGAGCCTGCGACCCAACGGATCATCAACCGGCTATGGACCAAGGTGAAGACGGGGCGGTAG